The following proteins are co-located in the Onychomys torridus chromosome 6, mOncTor1.1, whole genome shotgun sequence genome:
- the LOC118585196 gene encoding translation machinery-associated protein 7-like translates to MSGCEGGEKKPLKQPKKQAKEMDEEDKAFKQKQKGKQKKFKELKAKAMGKGPLVTGGIKKSGKK, encoded by the coding sequence ATGTCGGGCTGTGAAGGTGGCGAAAAGAAGCCCCTGAAACAGCCCAAGAAGCAGGCCAAGGAGATGGACGAGGAAGATAAGGCTTtcaagcagaaacagaaagggaagcaGAAGAAATTCAAGGAGCTAAAAGCCAAGGCCATGGGCAAGGGACCCCTGGTCACAGGTGGAATTAAGAAATCTGGCAAAAAGTAA